The following nucleotide sequence is from Parambassis ranga chromosome 21, fParRan2.1, whole genome shotgun sequence.
GGTGGGCTTTGGTTTTCAAGGTGGTTACAAATCTTCATGGACTCACTTCAGAAAGActtgtttatttgtattgtctCTAATTTCATTCTTCTAGAGAAAACGTGTCCCTCAGAATGGACCAGTTTTGGTTGTAGCTGTTATCTCGTCCCTTCTAAGTCTGATCAAAGGAAATCCCAAAGGAATCTTGTCCtttgggtgaaccagtctctgtctcactgAGGGCGACCGGGTAGAAGGTAGAAATAGGACTGACCTTAGAAACAGCGCATGTTCATGTTAGGCCTCTTATCTTTTTGATTTCATGCTGTAGTGCGGCAGTGAATcttaacaagaaaacaaattctTTTATGAGTTTATGAGACATAGATTTCTCACTACATTCACCACTCATCGAAGTTGGATTGgtttgacagacagagaggaggaaggcacCTGGAAATGGATAGATGGGACTCCTCTGACTCTGACGTCTTTATTTTACtaataattatattttcatatgAGTACTTTTTGTGGACAGATTTGGGGCATTCACAAAGTACCTTGTTGGTGTCAtgaccttgtgttttgttttccttgttttgagtTTCTGCTTTACCTTGTGCTcagttattgttattatcctggtAGTTGtaggcttgtgttttgtttttcggGGTTCttgttagggcccgagcaccgaatggtgcaagagccctattgaaacccttaggattattatttttccttcccccccttagatcgcatttttgggggccttaacatgcccaaaaactcaccaaacttggtagaaaaattcattcgcccgaaaaattttgaaatttgctgacttttgaaactcacatagaaaaatggctctatagcgcccccaacgcgtagcccctctggtcggtttgacacaggattatgaaaattggcacacatatgtatcacctcaagacgcacaaaaaagtctcttggacccccccccccccctccaaacccaacaggaagtccgccatttgaaagtttgtggccatggcgatgtgtgaccctgctgcaaaacttttcacgcctcgcatactttatcggattgagctgaaagtcaccgtgtccactcaggacaccatagggaatagacgcattccaaaactcttacaaaagtctgacggtgtggccagggcgtggcctcaaagtttgaccatttcagaggaaacaggaagtctctataactttttcgttttctgtccgatctgtaccaaatgtcacatgtatgatcagagtctgaccctaaacacatctatacaacaatattgaggctttgacagagcgccacctactggctacacaaaatgttgtgttttcataggtttttctgcctgcccctgtggcctgttttgagtagggtcataaaaattggcacacatgtgtatcaccccaagatgcacaaaaaagtctcttggaccccccctccaaacccaacaggaagtctgccattttgaaatttctgttaatttttggccatttgtgaccctgctacaaaacttttcacgcctcgcatacttcatccaatcaagctttaaatcactgtgtccactcaggacacgatagagaatagacacattccaaaactcttaaaaaagtctgatggtgtggtgggggcgtggccttaaagttgaccatttgccattacaaaggaactccctgtattttttgccctaacgcgtagccccgctggccagtttgacaccgGATCATAAAAattaacacacatgtgcatcaccccaagacgcacaaaaaagtctcttggaccccccatccaaacccaacaggaagtccgccattttgacttttgtggccattttttgcctatttgtgaccctgcttcaaaacttttcatgcctctcATACTTCAttcaattgagctgaaattcactgtgtccactcaggacaccatagggaatagacgcattccaaaactctttcaaaagtattaccgtgtggcggggaagtggcctcaaagttgaccattcgccattacaaaggaactcgctgtgttttaagcagtaccacccatatactttatgcaatgtgcacaaaatcttacagtactgctatggacccgagtctgaacagatatatctgctaatgggatgatacggtcatagcgccacctactggtagcaggaaagtttggttgtaaacatgtgtttgttgtatatctgtggaaatgagaggaggagagcataggacaggagagcataggagacgagagcataggagagaagactgcgatggccccgcggatcgcaaggtgcgcgagggcccgcaatgctgcttgcagctttaattagttCATGTTCTCCTTTGtggtgtttgtcttgtcttgtgcttcctgttttactttgatagtcctgtccttCTTGTGCTTTACTTCCAGTGGTATCACCGTGTTTACATAATTTACTcctgtttaaatgtgctttgatgTCAACAGTCCAAATAATGTCTATAAAATGATCTTAACAATTGATCCATTTCTGAAATCTTCCTAAAAATCAACTGTAAATTTCTGTAaagtcctcacagtactgtgatCTAAAAGAGAAGTTAGAGGGTTCTGGGGCTGATTAGTATGCAATTTATATTTATcacatttgaaatgtgtaaCTTCCTGACTGAAGTCAAACCTAGCAGAAGTTTCAGTTAAGACCTTAGAGTCAGGACAAATATACAGCAGTCTGAGCTGCACAGCTGTTCTAGATCTGATCTGCTCTCCTACACGATGGAGGACATTTatgttaacatggaggaggctaAAGGTGTCTCTTCAAACCACACAGGTAGGAGTTAACAGAAGAGGTGAGCAGATGTTATTCTTTGTCATCATTACAgtttcattgatctttactctGTTCAGGTGTGAGGAGCTCCCATCGACGTTTCTATTCAGCTGTCATTCTGTGTTTGGGGCTGCTGAGTGTTTTCCTGCTGGTTGGACTCATCACACTCGGTGTCCACTGTGAGTCTGCTTTATATTATaagcagtgtaaacacactctGACCTGATTGTGTGGAAATCCTGCCACTGTGCCTCACAATTCAAATTATTAATGCCCTTTCTGTAgtttcatttgtgtcagatCAACGTGTGGGTGATCTCACCGCCATCAAAGACAACCTGACTGAACGTCTCCAGACCAGTGCTGACAAACTCTCCTCCATGACTGAGGAGAGAGACCGACGGACTGCCAACCTCACAGCAAAGATAGAAGAGCTGGACAGGCTTCAGAGTTTGCTCAAACAGAGTGAGTCTTCTGCATTTATaaagatttcatttttttttaattatatttattcagttttcctttttttttacaaacaagagaaaaaacacccagataaacaagaaaacaaaaactgccaGACTATAAGACAAAGTGTGCAACTAGTATTGTACAGTAGAGTGTAAACACACTCTGACCTGATTGTGTGGAAATCCTGCCACTGTGCCTCACAATTCAAATTATTTCTACCCTTTCTGTAgtttcatttgtgtcagatCAACGTGTGGGTGATCTCACCGCCATCAAAGACAACCTGACTGAACGTCTCCAGACCAGTGCTGACAAACTCTCCTCCATGACTGAGGAGAGAGACCAACTGACTGCCAACCTCACAGCAAAGATAGAAGAGCTGGACAGGCTTCAGAGTTTACTCAAACAGAGTGAGTCTTCTGCATTTATaaagatttcatttttttaaaatatatttattcatttttcttttctttttttacaaacaagagaaaaaacaccAAGTTGAATAAAGTTAGTGTAGTAAGAAGGTATGGCCATTCTATTCTGTCAATGTTTTTTTGAGCATCTAGCGACAGTATATCTGCACCTTCACCATCTTTGTGATCTGTGTATAGAACATTAAGAATTTTGCGTATGTTGCAGAAAGAGTATCTACCCGGAATGAAGCCCGTTTGATCTGGGTGTACAGTGCTTGCTATGCATTTGCCTAATCGTGTAGCTAAAATCTTAGTGATTATTTTCAGGTCATAATTTAATAAGGTAATGGGCCTGTAGTGGCCGAGCTGAATGGCGGAGTCCGGGATGCTGTCATTCAGCCATGTttccgtaaacacaaacacacaacactccctaTAGTCCTAGCGCGAAGTAGCCGAATATAGTCCATTTTATTGTCCCAAGAACGTACGTTGGCCAGTACGATGCTAGGGATGGCCGGCTTATGTGGGTTAGCCGCTAGCCTGGTCCGTATCCCTCCGCGCTtgcccctcttctgcttcctttcacaccGTCTGTGGCGCTTCCACTGCGGGCGAGATGGTGTTGCAGGGGCCGGTAGACGTGCCGGCAGGCGGAGTAGTTCACAGTCCTGTAGCTCTTCAGTGAGTGCAGGATCTAACTCAACAATTACacttctgctgatgttaaaaagtagctcacgactgtatgtgcgcttcctgacatacaaacacggCGATGACTTACTATAAGTCTGCGACATGTGCAACATagaacacaaaaacagagagagaagccgcCGCACGTGTCTGCGCCGCCATCTTAAAGCATTCTGCTTTTATATGAGGAAGGGGGGATGAGGAGACGGAGACCAAGGCTAAAGGTGCAGGAGACGCTGGTGATGGCGAGGATGTAGGACCAGctgacacaggaacacacagggTAGTCCCAACCGGCTCCGTAGAAGGCTCAGGATCACCGGCTGGCACAGGAACTGATGGGACATGTTCAGCTGGCAGTGGGGTAGATGTCAGCCCACCAGCTGACACTGGGACAGGCAGGGAAGGGAATCCAGCTGGCTCTGCTGAAGACAAGGAGGGAGCCTCAACAGGGTCAGgggaagaggagacagagaatccagctggagcagaaacagacagggaggagtgAACCAGTGGAGATGAAGACGTCAgaccaccagctgctgcagaaacccaTGAAGATGGTAATCCAACTGCCTCCATTGAGGACGAGGGGCAAACCTCAACAGGGTCAGGGGATGAGGAGACGGAGGCTGGAGCTGGAGTAGGAGTAGGAGCAGGCAGGGAGAGACTAGCTGGCAGAGGCAGGGATGGACCAGCTGGTTTGAGGACTGGCTGGGTGAGCCGGGGGGAAGCATTGAGGCCACTGGCGTGGGGAACCTCTCCATTTCCTCATACACAGGTAGAAGTGTAGGCAAGCAATCGTAAAGGCGGGacacacaaggaagtaaaacacacaggaacacaaggggaaacatggacttccaaaataaaacaggaaacacaagacaactgcaaacacacagatcacagactcagggcaggaatgaaaactaaacagaaaacaagtcaagaaacacagaatcctaacaaCTTGTTTCAATCCTTTGGGTTTgagctttaatgtttttatttatattttacagacaaacattgtcctgcagggtggaggttGTTCAGGTGTGTctgttatttcttctctgctgacTCTGCTTCCTGGGAAAGAAGCAGACAGGACTGCAGAGAAAAGGGAGCAGATCTGGTGGCCATAGACAGCTATGAAGAGCAGGTAGGTTATCAGTTTGTCACTGATGGTGTCCATCACTCTGAAACAAGACTGAGCTGGAGTCCAGGTTTTATCCTCCAAAGTGaacagaagctttttttttaacttcagtcataagtttgtttttcttgtgggTGCAACTCCTGTTGAGTTCTCTTCACAGCGTGCATGAGAAACTGATTACAAAAGTACAACTGTGTACAGctgttgtgggtttttttaattttcacacaGTAACACCATTATAAAGAGATTGTCTTTAAATTATCTCTCTTAATCCATCCTAGCTATGTAGAGGTAAGAACCTCTCTTCAGGTATGtacattagtt
It contains:
- the LOC114426828 gene encoding neurocan core protein-like; translation: MDEAKGVSSNHTGVRSSHRRFYPAVILCLGLLSVFLLVGLITLGVHYHRVGADLNNLTERLQTSADKLSSMTEERDRLTANLTAKIKELDRLQSLLKKSVRSSHRRFYSAVILCLGLLSVFLLVGLITLGVHFSFVSDQRVGDLTAIKDNLTERLQTSADKLSSMTEERDRRTANLTAKIEELDRLQSLLKQISFVSDQRVGDLTAIKDNLTERLQTSADKLSSMTEERDQLTANLTAKIEELDRLQSLLKQRRGDEETETKAKGAGDAGDGEDVGPADTGTHRVVPTGSVEGSGSPAGTGTDGTCSAGSGVDVSPPADTGTGREGNPAGSAEDKEGASTGCPAGWRLFRCVCYFFSADSASWERSRQDCREKGADLVAIDSYEEQEFLTTTINQTSWIGLNDRDHEGTWKWSDGTPLDSTPAYWREDQPDNGNGDPLWGEEDCVYITAQQEAKKNWNDRKCVASHRWICEKMVLKEF